From a region of the Pontixanthobacter gangjinensis genome:
- a CDS encoding glutathione S-transferase family protein: MTSPVRIYGPVISTYVRVVQIVCEEASIAHQIIPTPAHSPANRHPFGRVPVVHVDGLELFETPSIANYIDNAHNRGALQPSDPAARAATERWIGIANSYLFPLFERGLVMPYIMHKLGGMELDKARISKSLPDIAKTLSFLDFELQKDGAWTAEGFTLADIFLYCVLRGVELTPEGAAGIAQMQVLPLWLASCRTRPSIAATAWETERV; the protein is encoded by the coding sequence GTGACCAGCCCGGTCCGGATCTACGGCCCGGTAATTTCGACTTACGTTCGCGTAGTGCAAATCGTTTGCGAGGAAGCAAGCATTGCGCATCAGATAATCCCGACTCCCGCGCATTCGCCCGCTAACCGCCACCCGTTTGGCAGAGTTCCGGTGGTGCATGTTGACGGGCTGGAGCTGTTTGAAACGCCCTCGATCGCCAATTATATCGACAATGCGCATAATCGCGGTGCTTTGCAGCCAAGCGATCCGGCGGCGCGCGCGGCGACAGAGCGGTGGATCGGAATTGCCAATTCTTATCTGTTTCCATTGTTCGAACGCGGATTGGTGATGCCGTACATCATGCATAAATTGGGTGGCATGGAGCTTGATAAGGCGCGCATCTCCAAGAGTTTACCCGATATTGCCAAGACATTATCGTTTCTCGATTTTGAGTTGCAGAAGGACGGAGCCTGGACTGCGGAAGGGTTCACGCTTGCGGACATCTTCCTTTATTGTGTGCTACGCGGGGTCGAGCTGACGCCCGAGGGTGCCGCGGGTATAGCCCAGATGCAGGTGCTCCCGCTGTGGCTGGCTTCATGCAGAACGCGGCCCTCAATTGCCGCTACGGCATGGGAGACCGAACGGGTTTGA
- a CDS encoding N-acyl-D-amino-acid deacylase family protein has protein sequence MPAFDLIIRNGTIVDGTGEDSFTGDIAIRDGVIAQVGEVRGDAAEEIDAGGYLVTPGFVDIHTHYDGQATWDQEMAPSSWHGVTTVVMGNCGVGFAPAKPDRHEWLISLMEGVEDIPGTALAEGITWDWETFPEYLDALEKMPRAVDIGTHVPHGAVRAYVLEDREQPGAVPTSDDIAKMSAIVEEGVRAGALGFSTSRTVLHKSIDGELVPGTTATTEELIEIGRAMGRAGHGVFEMASDLQRDWNEFEWMGDLSRETGLPVTFAALESIAKEMPLKEQIATMRAQNDNGANIVAQIALRGNGIIMAWQGTVNPFVYRPSWQAIKGLPWDQQKPKLLDPAFKAQLLSEANDYSEAPKDILGVVMVITQGWALQYEMDPDFDYEPDATASVNARGIAKGVDPQEYAYDMLCADDGTGFIYLPILNYADGNLDFLHPLQHADDTVNSLSDGGAHCGTICDAASPTFMLEHWVRDRKRGERITLENAIKRQCLDTARLYGLEDRGIIAPGYLADLNIIDFAKIKLGKPWLAFDLPAGGKRLLQKADGYVATIKNGAVTFREGKWTGATPGGLIRGPQRATLAEAAE, from the coding sequence ATGCCAGCATTTGATCTAATCATCCGAAACGGTACAATCGTCGACGGAACCGGAGAAGACAGTTTCACCGGAGACATCGCCATCAGAGATGGCGTAATCGCTCAGGTGGGAGAAGTGCGCGGCGATGCGGCCGAAGAAATCGATGCCGGCGGCTATCTTGTCACGCCTGGCTTCGTGGATATACACACCCATTATGACGGGCAGGCCACCTGGGATCAGGAGATGGCCCCGTCCAGTTGGCATGGCGTAACCACAGTCGTGATGGGCAATTGCGGTGTGGGCTTTGCTCCGGCGAAACCCGACCGGCACGAATGGCTGATCAGCCTGATGGAAGGGGTCGAGGACATTCCCGGAACCGCTCTGGCCGAGGGCATTACGTGGGATTGGGAGACCTTCCCTGAATATCTAGATGCGCTGGAAAAGATGCCGCGCGCGGTCGATATTGGCACTCATGTGCCACACGGTGCCGTGCGTGCCTATGTGTTGGAAGACCGCGAACAACCCGGCGCTGTCCCCACCTCTGATGATATCGCCAAAATGTCCGCGATTGTGGAAGAGGGGGTGCGGGCCGGTGCGCTTGGTTTTTCCACCAGCCGGACAGTTCTGCACAAATCTATAGATGGTGAGCTGGTGCCGGGCACAACCGCCACCACCGAAGAGCTGATCGAAATCGGGCGGGCCATGGGCCGCGCCGGCCATGGTGTGTTCGAGATGGCGAGCGATTTGCAGCGGGACTGGAATGAATTCGAATGGATGGGTGATCTAAGCCGTGAAACCGGTCTGCCGGTCACTTTTGCGGCGCTGGAATCGATTGCCAAAGAAATGCCGCTGAAGGAACAGATCGCCACGATGCGCGCGCAAAATGACAACGGTGCGAATATTGTGGCGCAGATCGCATTGCGTGGAAACGGTATTATCATGGCATGGCAGGGAACCGTAAACCCGTTTGTCTATCGGCCCAGCTGGCAGGCAATCAAGGGTTTGCCTTGGGACCAGCAGAAACCCAAACTGCTCGATCCCGCGTTCAAGGCGCAGCTTCTGTCCGAAGCCAATGATTATTCCGAAGCCCCCAAAGATATTTTAGGCGTGGTGATGGTGATCACTCAAGGCTGGGCGCTGCAATATGAAATGGACCCCGATTTTGATTACGAACCCGATGCTACTGCCAGCGTCAATGCACGCGGAATTGCCAAGGGCGTGGACCCTCAGGAATATGCCTATGACATGCTGTGCGCCGATGATGGGACTGGCTTCATCTATTTGCCAATACTGAATTATGCGGATGGCAACCTCGACTTCCTGCATCCGCTGCAACATGCAGATGATACAGTAAACTCGCTATCTGATGGTGGCGCGCATTGCGGCACCATTTGCGATGCGGCGAGCCCTACATTCATGCTCGAACATTGGGTTCGCGACCGGAAGCGCGGCGAACGTATTACGCTCGAAAATGCGATCAAGCGGCAATGCCTGGATACAGCGCGGCTATATGGTCTGGAAGATCGCGGAATAATCGCCCCCGGCTATCTGGCTGATCTCAACATCATCGATTTTGCCAAGATTAAACTAGGCAAGCCATGGCTGGCGTTCGACTTGCCTGCCGGAGGAAAGCGCTTGCTGCAAAAAGCCGACGGCTATGTCGCGACGATCAAGAACGGAGCAGTGACCTTCCGAGAGGGCAAATGGACCGGCGCTACACCCGGCGGGCTAATCCGCGGGCCGCAGCGTGCCACACTGGCGGAGGCAGCCGAATGA
- a CDS encoding PHA/PHB synthase family protein, whose protein sequence is MAEGKKLADEAAQSTTALGPMIGLAREDFVGAIALLLRETASDPMRSVKHAQEVGQDMIKIMTGKSDLAPDPKDKRFRDPAWQYNPFFRAGAQYYLAVQKGMSNWLNDLELDDLERDRANFISNIIIDGLAPTNTLLGNPTAQKRLVDSGGLSLVKGLKNAYNDMVHNKGMVSMVDKRPFKLGENIAISKGAVVLRTEMMELVHYAPTTDEVYEIPQLTIPPQINKMYINDLSPDKSVVKWQLDNGIQTFVISWRNPSKEQGHWNMTDYVNSCREAMEAAAAITGAKKVNVSAGCSGGQTAAMLASKLAADGSDLLGALTLMVCVLHPKQNDIEAGSLVSENGMQLARRRAAKKGIIKGDDLTRSFAWLRPNDLIWNYVINNYLLGDDPPAFDVLFWNADATNLSASLMGDFLTAFETLAFTRKGEVEMVDHMVDLSKVTADLFILGGVTDHITPWKATYRSTQLFGSKDVTYVLSQAGHMQAILNPPGNPKAKYFVQKKTGELPKTADEWLQGTEEVAGSWWPYWAEWVTKRAGKKKAAPKKLGNAKFKPSDPAPGLYVSEEV, encoded by the coding sequence ATGGCCGAAGGCAAAAAACTTGCTGATGAAGCAGCCCAATCCACCACCGCATTAGGCCCGATGATCGGGTTGGCTCGCGAGGATTTTGTTGGGGCGATCGCCCTGCTGCTGCGCGAAACCGCCAGCGACCCAATGCGGTCTGTGAAACATGCTCAGGAAGTCGGACAGGACATGATTAAGATCATGACCGGCAAGTCTGATCTGGCGCCTGACCCCAAGGATAAGCGGTTCCGCGATCCTGCTTGGCAGTACAACCCGTTTTTCCGGGCCGGTGCGCAATATTATCTCGCGGTTCAAAAGGGCATGAGCAACTGGCTCAATGATCTGGAACTGGACGATCTGGAACGAGACCGCGCCAACTTCATTTCCAACATTATTATTGACGGGCTGGCCCCTACCAACACACTTCTCGGCAACCCCACTGCGCAGAAGCGATTGGTCGATAGCGGCGGCCTCAGCCTCGTTAAAGGCTTGAAAAATGCTTACAACGACATGGTCCACAACAAGGGCATGGTTAGCATGGTTGACAAGCGGCCATTCAAGCTGGGCGAGAATATCGCAATTTCAAAAGGTGCGGTCGTGTTGCGCACAGAAATGATGGAATTGGTTCACTATGCACCGACAACAGATGAAGTGTATGAAATACCGCAACTGACCATCCCGCCGCAAATTAATAAGATGTATATCAATGATCTAAGCCCCGATAAATCGGTGGTGAAGTGGCAGCTCGATAACGGCATCCAGACTTTTGTAATTTCGTGGCGCAACCCTTCGAAAGAACAGGGCCATTGGAACATGACGGATTACGTCAATTCCTGCCGTGAGGCGATGGAAGCTGCTGCTGCAATAACGGGAGCAAAGAAGGTTAACGTTTCGGCTGGTTGCTCTGGTGGGCAGACAGCAGCGATGCTGGCTAGCAAGCTTGCTGCAGATGGCAGCGATCTGCTTGGCGCCTTGACGCTGATGGTTTGCGTTCTGCACCCAAAGCAGAATGATATTGAAGCGGGATCTCTGGTTAGTGAAAATGGCATGCAGCTCGCGCGCCGCCGTGCTGCCAAGAAGGGCATTATCAAGGGCGACGACCTGACACGCAGCTTTGCTTGGTTGCGGCCGAATGACCTCATTTGGAACTATGTGATCAACAATTATTTGCTCGGCGACGATCCGCCAGCCTTCGACGTGTTGTTCTGGAACGCTGACGCGACAAACCTTTCTGCCAGCCTGATGGGAGACTTCCTGACCGCGTTTGAGACGCTTGCGTTTACGCGTAAGGGCGAGGTCGAAATGGTCGATCACATGGTCGATCTGTCGAAAGTCACCGCCGATCTGTTCATTCTCGGCGGCGTGACCGACCACATAACCCCGTGGAAGGCGACATACCGTTCAACGCAGCTGTTTGGCTCCAAAGATGTAACCTATGTCCTGAGCCAAGCTGGCCATATGCAAGCAATCCTGAACCCTCCGGGTAATCCGAAAGCCAAATATTTTGTGCAGAAGAAAACAGGCGAACTGCCCAAGACTGCTGACGAATGGCTGCAAGGTACAGAGGAAGTTGCCGGCAGTTGGTGGCCATATTGGGCAGAATGGGTGACCAAGCGCGCTGGCAAGAAGAAAGCCGCTCCGAAGAAACTCGGCAATGCCAAATTCAAACCATCAGATCCGGCCCCTGGTCTGTATGTTTCTGAGGAAGTTTAA
- a CDS encoding FAD-dependent oxidoreductase → MRHIAIIGSGPAGYYTAEAAQKHWGNEVRVDIFDKLPVPYGLIRTGVAPDHQSIKGVSRRYEKTALTDNVRFVGNVAVGEDISIAELHELYDAIVLATGAPNDRKLAMPGEDLGNVFGSASFVGWYNGHPQFADLNPDLSGKHAVVIGMGNVALDVARILAKTESEFEGSDIVGHALNALTSSGIEKITILGRRGPHQIMMTPKELGELGSLDRASPRVDRADLPDEGDDAVLEPGIRKSVTHLRSFAVIPEDMHAEKAIEVEFDFFANPIAIEGEGTANAVTVERTTLQAGRAAGTGETYSVQADLVVACIGYRTSPISGVPFDQRAGRFANDEGRILTGLYCVGWARRGPSGTIGTNRPDGYGVIEKVAEDMNAGKLGRVGKTGRAGFDTLAAERGIDIVTFQDWKKIEEAEAAAARVGSPREKFVDIAAMIKASQ, encoded by the coding sequence ATGCGGCATATCGCGATTATCGGCTCTGGGCCGGCAGGTTATTACACAGCCGAAGCCGCCCAGAAGCATTGGGGTAACGAGGTTAGGGTCGATATTTTCGACAAATTGCCGGTTCCCTATGGCCTGATCCGAACCGGCGTCGCCCCAGATCACCAATCGATCAAAGGCGTGTCGCGGCGATATGAAAAGACCGCGTTGACTGACAATGTCCGCTTTGTTGGCAATGTTGCCGTGGGCGAGGATATTTCCATCGCCGAATTGCACGAATTGTATGATGCCATTGTGCTCGCAACGGGCGCGCCGAATGACCGGAAACTGGCCATGCCCGGCGAAGATCTTGGCAATGTCTTCGGAAGCGCAAGCTTTGTCGGCTGGTATAATGGTCACCCGCAATTTGCAGATTTAAACCCTGACCTTTCGGGTAAACATGCTGTGGTCATTGGCATGGGCAATGTCGCGCTTGATGTCGCACGCATATTAGCCAAAACCGAAAGCGAATTTGAAGGCAGTGACATTGTAGGCCATGCCCTAAATGCGCTTACATCCTCGGGAATTGAGAAGATCACTATTCTGGGGCGGCGCGGCCCTCATCAGATCATGATGACGCCAAAAGAGTTGGGAGAACTTGGTTCGCTTGACCGCGCATCGCCCCGCGTGGATCGTGCTGATTTGCCAGATGAGGGCGATGATGCGGTGCTTGAGCCGGGCATAAGAAAATCGGTCACTCACTTGCGCAGTTTCGCTGTCATTCCCGAGGATATGCACGCTGAAAAGGCCATTGAGGTTGAGTTTGATTTCTTCGCAAACCCCATTGCAATCGAGGGAGAGGGAACAGCAAATGCGGTAACGGTAGAGCGCACAACGCTCCAAGCTGGCCGAGCGGCAGGGACCGGCGAAACCTACTCAGTACAAGCTGACTTGGTTGTGGCCTGCATCGGGTATCGCACCTCGCCGATAAGCGGCGTTCCATTCGATCAGCGCGCAGGGCGTTTTGCCAATGACGAAGGCCGGATCCTAACCGGCTTGTATTGCGTCGGCTGGGCACGGCGAGGCCCATCGGGCACAATCGGGACCAACCGGCCCGATGGATATGGTGTAATCGAGAAAGTCGCAGAAGACATGAACGCGGGTAAGCTCGGCCGGGTTGGAAAAACAGGTCGAGCGGGTTTCGACACGCTTGCGGCTGAACGCGGAATAGACATCGTCACCTTCCAGGACTGGAAGAAGATCGAAGAAGCTGAAGCTGCTGCCGCCCGTGTTGGCTCCCCCCGAGAGAAATTCGTCGACATCGCTGCAATGATAAAAGCAAGCCAGTAG
- a CDS encoding DUF2855 family protein has product MSQAVHVHREKLTEAKLVDAAMPTLAEGAVRLKVESFAVTANNVTYAVAGDRFGYWNFFPAEGEFGIVPMWGHAVVESSNNADFAVGERAYGYLPMGTHLDVIPGKVTAHGFMDMAEHRQPMSPIYNQYSRLAADPEHDAARESERMIFGPLFKTGFLIENFMRRENWFGAEAVVLTSASSKTAMGLASVTKDRSPNTRRIGLTSAGNVAFVKDAGLYDEVVAYDDVESLAQVPSVTVDFAGNGGLLRQLHKHFGDNLKYSCLVGATHIDERGGALAEPEPEPMAGPAPVLFFAPDHAVALFKDLGHEEAGKQLAASWHQFMTDVGDTVEVDIRSGIDAAREAFVTMLSGKVDPAQGIVIHP; this is encoded by the coding sequence ATGAGCCAAGCCGTCCATGTCCACCGCGAGAAGTTGACCGAAGCCAAGCTAGTCGACGCCGCTATGCCAACGCTGGCTGAGGGCGCAGTGCGTCTGAAGGTCGAAAGCTTTGCGGTTACCGCCAACAATGTGACCTATGCGGTTGCTGGCGACCGGTTTGGTTATTGGAATTTCTTCCCGGCAGAAGGCGAATTCGGGATTGTTCCTATGTGGGGCCACGCGGTGGTTGAAAGCTCAAACAACGCGGATTTTGCAGTGGGCGAGCGCGCTTACGGCTATTTGCCGATGGGAACGCATCTCGATGTAATCCCGGGCAAAGTAACTGCGCATGGCTTTATGGATATGGCCGAACATCGCCAGCCGATGAGCCCGATTTATAACCAATATTCACGGCTTGCAGCTGACCCTGAGCATGATGCCGCGCGCGAGTCCGAGCGGATGATATTTGGGCCATTGTTCAAAACCGGTTTCCTTATCGAAAACTTCATGCGGCGTGAGAATTGGTTTGGCGCAGAGGCGGTTGTTCTAACCAGCGCTTCATCCAAAACCGCGATGGGTTTGGCCAGCGTTACCAAAGACCGGTCACCAAATACGCGGCGTATCGGCCTAACTTCGGCTGGCAATGTGGCGTTTGTTAAAGATGCGGGCTTGTATGATGAAGTCGTGGCCTATGATGATGTTGAGTCGTTGGCTCAAGTCCCGTCGGTCACGGTCGATTTTGCCGGTAATGGCGGGTTGCTTCGCCAATTGCACAAGCATTTCGGCGATAATCTGAAATATTCCTGCCTGGTCGGAGCGACGCATATTGATGAGCGCGGCGGTGCGTTAGCAGAGCCAGAGCCAGAGCCGATGGCCGGTCCAGCGCCGGTCTTGTTTTTCGCGCCCGATCATGCGGTCGCTCTGTTCAAAGATTTGGGACATGAAGAGGCGGGCAAGCAGCTTGCGGCCAGTTGGCACCAGTTCATGACTGATGTGGGTGATACCGTCGAAGTCGACATCCGCAGCGGTATTGATGCCGCGCGCGAAGCTTTTGTGACAATGCTGAGCGGAAAGGTCGACCCCGCGCAAGGTATCGTCATCCATCCGTAA
- a CDS encoding zinc-dependent alcohol dehydrogenase family protein, producing the protein MKAVRTGSAPSSLDTLELFEMDDPGAPRAGEIRVALKASSLNYHDYAVVKGMLPTEQGRIPMSDGAGIVEAIGEGVADYNVGDLVLSTFFPDWLDGTPPGSAFKRVPGDGIDGYAREIVVAPTTWFTHAPKGYDAAQAATLTCAGLTAWRALFVDNAIKPGDTVLVQGTGGVSIFALQMAKAAGANVIATSSSGEKLERLNDLGADQLINYKEVEAWGAKVLELTGGAGVDCVVEIGGAGTLDQSMMATRVGGHIALIGVLTGFAGPVQTALLMAKNLRVQGLTVGSRKQQLDMIAGIEANGIVPVISDKFALADLADAFRHQESGKHFGKIAVDI; encoded by the coding sequence ATGAAGGCCGTCCGCACAGGCTCCGCGCCCTCCTCGCTCGATACTCTCGAACTGTTCGAGATGGACGATCCCGGCGCACCCAGAGCGGGCGAAATTCGTGTCGCTTTGAAGGCTTCCTCGCTAAACTACCATGATTATGCAGTGGTCAAAGGTATGCTGCCTACAGAGCAAGGCCGTATCCCGATGTCCGACGGTGCCGGTATCGTCGAAGCAATTGGTGAGGGCGTAGCCGATTACAATGTCGGTGATCTGGTCCTTTCGACCTTCTTTCCTGATTGGCTGGATGGAACCCCGCCAGGCAGCGCGTTCAAACGAGTGCCCGGTGACGGAATTGATGGTTATGCGCGCGAAATAGTCGTCGCCCCCACCACATGGTTTACCCATGCGCCAAAAGGCTATGATGCGGCTCAAGCGGCGACGCTCACCTGCGCAGGTTTGACCGCTTGGCGCGCTCTGTTTGTGGATAATGCGATCAAGCCGGGTGATACCGTGCTGGTGCAAGGCACAGGCGGCGTGTCGATTTTCGCATTGCAAATGGCAAAGGCCGCCGGCGCGAACGTAATCGCGACCAGTTCAAGCGGAGAGAAGCTGGAGCGGCTCAATGACTTGGGCGCTGACCAATTGATCAATTACAAAGAAGTCGAGGCCTGGGGCGCAAAGGTTCTTGAACTCACTGGCGGTGCAGGCGTGGATTGCGTTGTCGAAATCGGCGGGGCGGGAACACTGGACCAATCAATGATGGCCACGCGTGTTGGTGGCCATATAGCCTTGATCGGAGTACTGACGGGCTTTGCAGGACCGGTGCAGACGGCCTTGCTGATGGCGAAAAACTTGCGCGTTCAAGGCCTGACGGTCGGCAGCCGCAAGCAGCAACTTGATATGATCGCGGGGATTGAAGCGAATGGCATTGTGCCGGTAATTTCAGACAAATTCGCGCTGGCGGACCTCGCCGATGCGTTCCGCCATCAGGAAAGCGGTAAGCATTTCGGCAAGATTGCTGTCGATATTTAG
- a CDS encoding alpha/beta fold hydrolase yields MTDPMASAEVSIENVGGRDLRIARWRLDEPSDHPPILFFNGIGANIEAVAPMAEAFSDRSFIMFDMPGIGGSPAPLVPYNVVTMAWTATQVLDLYGLDQVDVMGISWGGGMAQHFAIQHPGRTRKLVLIATSAGMLMVPGSPKALTKMANPRRYIDPEFMTKNFETLYGEGLGSGPGKGAHMSRLTPPSPRGYMYQLIAMLGWTSAPALPFMKKETLILMGDDDAIVPLANGKFLRSLIPNSELVVMEGGGHLFLLSHKDESVAAIRAHLDVIDDAEQSKAA; encoded by the coding sequence TTGACCGACCCCATGGCATCGGCTGAGGTTTCAATCGAAAATGTTGGTGGACGCGATTTGCGTATTGCACGTTGGCGTCTGGATGAACCAAGCGATCATCCCCCGATCCTGTTTTTCAACGGAATTGGCGCGAATATCGAAGCTGTTGCACCCATGGCGGAGGCATTTAGTGATCGCAGCTTCATAATGTTTGACATGCCCGGGATAGGCGGCTCGCCTGCCCCGCTCGTCCCCTATAATGTGGTGACGATGGCATGGACCGCGACGCAAGTTCTTGACCTTTATGGCCTCGATCAAGTCGATGTGATGGGCATCAGCTGGGGCGGCGGAATGGCGCAGCACTTCGCCATTCAGCATCCCGGCCGCACGCGCAAGCTGGTATTGATCGCAACCAGCGCAGGCATGTTGATGGTTCCCGGTAGCCCGAAAGCGCTGACCAAAATGGCCAATCCGCGCCGCTATATTGACCCGGAATTCATGACCAAGAACTTTGAAACACTGTATGGCGAAGGCTTAGGCAGCGGTCCCGGCAAGGGCGCTCACATGTCGCGCCTCACTCCGCCATCGCCGCGCGGATATATGTATCAATTGATTGCGATGCTAGGTTGGACCAGCGCGCCCGCCCTGCCCTTCATGAAGAAGGAAACGTTAATCCTTATGGGTGACGACGATGCGATCGTTCCGCTCGCCAACGGCAAGTTCCTGCGTAGCCTGATCCCCAACAGCGAATTGGTGGTAATGGAAGGTGGCGGTCACTTGTTCTTACTGAGCCATAAGGACGAAAGCGTTGCGGCAATCCGCGCCCATTTGGACGTGATAGATGATGCGGAGCAATCAAAAGCAGCCTGA